In one Aromatoleum aromaticum EbN1 genomic region, the following are encoded:
- the lptF gene encoding LPS export ABC transporter permease LptF, with product MIFSRALQREFFQSAAGVFVALFAILITVVLIRLLGQAAGGRLPSDAVLALIGFGSLSRLPIVLSLTVFIAVLLSLSRSYRDSEMVVWFASGLPLTAFIRPVLRFALPIVLTIAAVTLFVAPWAQLKSAEYQARIDSRNDASRIAPGVFRESVGAQRVFFVETGAGEDGKVRNVFVSTEKDGRLDVIVSAEGSLRTDAEGDRFVVLEKGRRYEGEPGSPEYRVLEFDRYSVLVEEREAAGPASRTSTTPTLELLADPTPRKLGELLGRIGMPVAALLLALMAIPLSFVNPRAGRANNLLFAILTYLVYSNAISVFQAWVSQGRLRFELAVWLPHVVVLAVLALMFYRRLAISPFWRARA from the coding sequence ATGATTTTCAGCCGCGCTCTTCAGCGTGAGTTCTTCCAGTCGGCCGCCGGCGTGTTCGTGGCGCTGTTCGCCATTCTGATCACCGTGGTGCTGATTCGCCTGCTTGGCCAGGCTGCCGGCGGGCGCCTGCCGTCCGATGCGGTGCTCGCGCTGATCGGCTTCGGTTCGCTGAGCCGCTTGCCGATCGTGCTGTCGCTGACGGTTTTCATCGCGGTGCTGCTGTCACTGTCGCGCTCGTACCGCGATTCCGAGATGGTCGTCTGGTTCGCCTCCGGGCTGCCGCTGACCGCGTTCATCCGTCCCGTGCTGCGCTTTGCGTTGCCGATCGTGCTCACGATCGCGGCTGTGACGTTGTTCGTCGCGCCATGGGCGCAGTTGAAAAGCGCGGAATACCAGGCGCGAATCGATTCGCGCAACGACGCATCGCGCATTGCGCCCGGAGTGTTCCGGGAGTCGGTCGGCGCGCAGCGGGTGTTCTTCGTCGAGACGGGAGCGGGCGAGGACGGCAAGGTTCGCAACGTCTTCGTCAGCACCGAGAAGGACGGACGGCTCGACGTCATCGTGTCGGCCGAAGGGTCGTTGCGCACCGACGCGGAGGGCGACCGCTTCGTCGTCCTCGAGAAAGGCCGGCGCTACGAGGGTGAGCCCGGGTCGCCTGAATACCGCGTGCTCGAATTCGACCGCTACAGCGTCCTCGTCGAGGAACGCGAGGCGGCAGGTCCGGCGTCGCGTACCAGCACGACTCCGACGCTGGAACTGCTGGCCGACCCGACGCCCCGCAAGCTCGGCGAACTGCTCGGACGTATCGGCATGCCGGTCGCCGCGCTGCTGCTGGCGCTGATGGCGATCCCGCTGTCGTTTGTCAATCCTCGCGCGGGACGCGCGAACAACCTGCTGTTCGCGATCCTGACGTATCTGGTCTACAGCAACGCGATCAGTGTGTTCCAGGCCTGGGTGTCGCAGGGCCGGCTGCGGTTCGAACTGGCGGTGTGGCTGCCGCACGTCGTCGTCCTCGCGGTTCTCGCGCTGATGTTCTATCGGCGACTGGCGATTTCCCCGTTCTGGCGAGCTCGCGCATGA